The Flavobacterium johnsoniae UW101 genomic interval GCGGTTCCTGTAAATCATGACTCGCAACGTGGTTAAAAGAAGCCAGCTCTTTATTGCTTTTTTCAAGTTCTTTATTGCGTTCCTGCAATTCGATATTGAGTAAATGCTCATCAGTAATATCAAAATTAATTCCCAGTAAAATTTTACTTCCCTGCTGGTCTGTCAATAATTTTCCTGTTGATTTAAAATATCTGATTTGATGATTAGGAAGCAGTATTTTATAATACACAAACGGAAGCTGTCTGTTATTGATTATTCCTTCAATAGAATTAGAAACTGTTTCTTTATCATCTGGATGAACAAAATCTAAAAAAGTTTCTTTTACAGGAACAAATGCTCCCGGTTCATGACCCAGTAAACGAAATTGATTGTCTGAATAATCGATTTTATTGGCATCTAAATCCCATTGCCAGGTACTGAATTTACCAATCGCTTCAGATTCAGCAATTAATCCGTTTGAAATTAAAAGTTTTTTATTGAAGACTTTTAAACGCTGGAAATCTTTACTGATTTGTCTGTAAGCCAGTAAAATAAAGAATAATGCGGTTAAAAATAAAGAAATAGAAAATAACGGACTTAATGAGATTTCGTCGTCATAAATTTTAAGTCTGTTTTTAAGATACGTTTTTTCGATATCGTTCATTTCGTCTACTTTAAAACGAATGTTTTCCATCAAAATTCGTCCCCCAAACATATGATTGTCGAGTTTTCGTTTATCATATGTTTTGGGATCGCTGTATTTTAGGCAATTTTCAAAAGAAACAAAACGCTGGATAATGAGTTTAAATAACTTTCGAAGATTTTCCTGCTGTACGGGATTGTCAGCAGTTAGTTTTTTTAATGTTATAAACGACGTATTTACTTTGTCTCTCGAATAAATATACGGAGTTAAAAAACGTGCGTTTCGTGTAATAATATAACCTCTCTGACCGGTTTCAGCATCTTTTATTGCCGACATTAAACGTTCGAGCTGAATGTTTATTTCGTAAGTATGCATAACCAGCTTACTCGATTCGTTCAAGTCCTGATTATGTTTATAGGCAATAGAAGAAAGAAATAACAGAATGAAAACTGCGATTACAAAAATAACTCTCAAAGAGTTTGAAGAATTAAAATTTGGTATCCATTTCATTGGTATACTATTATTTTTATTTTAGTCGGAGCAAGAAATTATCACGGTTTAACCCAGAGGTATGATAGTGCCAGTTTACGGTTACGACTTCATTAATTATTTTTTTTAGCGTATTAAAATCGCTTGGCTTTTTGATATAAATATTAGCTCCCTGAATAAAGGTGTCTTCAATATCTTCTTCAGATGAAGAAGTAGAGTAGATTGCAATAATTATATTTTTAAGATGCTCCGTTTTTTTTATTTCAATTAAACATTCTTTACCGGTTTTCTTAGGCATATTTAAATCCAGAAACAAAATATCCGGCAGTTTATTATCGGAATTCATTAAATGATCCATTAACTGCATTCCGTCGTGAACAAATTCTACGTTGGTTTGTATTTTGATTTCTTCAAAAGCATCCTTAAAAAAAAGACGATCATCTTCATCATCATCAGCCAGTAATATATTTAATGCGTTTTTTTGCATTTTAGTATGGTATTTAGGTTTTTATTTTAGATTCTCTCTGCGTTTCTTAATTATTCTTTGAAATGCCGACGGCGTGATTCCGGTCGTATTTTTAAATTGTGTGCTTAAATGTGCAACACTAGAATAATTTAGTAAGAATGCGATTTCAGTTAAACTCATTTCGTTGATAATAATTAACTGTTTTGCTCTCTCAATTTTCTGTAAAATGATGAAATTTTCGATGGAAGAATAGGTAACTTCTGAAAACACATTCGATAAATAACCATAACTATGGTTTAGTTTTTCGGCAAGAAATACAGAACTTTTATAATTGTTGCTGTCTTCCATAAAAACAAGTTCGATTATGGCGTCTTTTATTTTTTGAACTAATACACTTTTCTGATTTTCAACTATTTCAAATCCACAGGGACTTAGATTATTTTTTAAAGTTTCGAGTGCTTCAGCATCAATATTATCATCAATTTCAATTTCTCCAAAACCCAGACTGGTAAAATTTATATTATTTTGTTCCAGATTTTGTTTTAGATAAAGTGAGCAAATGGTGTTAATGTCAAACTTTATAAATAGTTTCATTTTATAGAAAATTTTGGTTAAAGATAATTAATTTATTTGTGGTTACCGCGTTTAATGTTTTTAAAATATATGTTAAACAGAATAGAAAATACTTATTTTTTCAAAAAAATACCGTCTAATATTTTGTTACTAGACGGTATTTCCCTGATTGAGTCATAAGAACTACAAATCTGATAGAATCTGATGAAATTCCTCTTTCGTTTTTCCCAGTTTTTGCTGAAGTCTTCCGTACATTTCGTCTTCTTTTCCTTCAGCAAACATTAAATCATCATCTGTCAGTTCAGCATATTTTTGCTTAAGTTTTCCTTTTAACTCATTCCAGTTTCCTTTTATCTCTGTAGTATTCATGATCGTGTTTTTTGTTTGTTATTAATAATAATGTAAAATTGCAATTTGTATTTTGATTACGTTTTACATCAATTTTCACTAACGCTGCATAATTCACATTTTGTTATTTTTTTATACCTGATAACGGCGTAAAACCCATGCCATTTTTTCGTGTTCCTGTAATAAACCCGTAACAAAATCAGCAGAACCTGCATCGTTTGTTTCATTTTCAAAAACCGGAATATAGTCTCTAAATTCAGTAACCAGCTGCTCGTGGTTTTTTAAAAGTTCTTCCAGCATATGTTTTTGTGATGCATATTCTTTTGGAGATTCCTTAAGAGTCGAATTTTCGATAAACTCTTTCATTGTTCCAATAGTTTTTTCGCCAAGCTGGCTGATTCTTTCGGCAACTTCATCAATATTTGCTTCTAAAATTCGGTATTGATCTTCAAACAATTTATGTAATTCCATAAAGCTGTTTCCGGAAATATTCCAGTGAAACTTTCTCGTTTTTACATAAAGTGTCATTTCGTTAGATAAAATAGTGGCTAATATGGCAGAGCTCTTTTTTAAGTTGGCGGGAGATATTCCGATATTTGGAGTCATAATTGTGTTTTTTTGGGTTCATATCAAAATTATAAATACAAAAAAGTTTTTTTCTTACACAATTTTTCAAAGATGTTACATCAATTCTATGTTTCCGTAAAGTTTAATGATTTCAATATTGTAGTTTTGCCGCCAGTTCAAACTCAAAACTCAAATTTTAATGAAAAAAACATTACTTATTTTATTCTTTTTAATTACATCTTTACAAGCCGAAGCACAATCCTATCTGGGTTATTTTCATGATAATTATGCAGGAGTTCAAAGTGTACTTTTTAACCCGGCTTCTATTGCCGATTCTCGTTTTAAAACAGATATTAATT includes:
- a CDS encoding sensor histidine kinase, with the protein product MKWIPNFNSSNSLRVIFVIAVFILLFLSSIAYKHNQDLNESSKLVMHTYEINIQLERLMSAIKDAETGQRGYIITRNARFLTPYIYSRDKVNTSFITLKKLTADNPVQQENLRKLFKLIIQRFVSFENCLKYSDPKTYDKRKLDNHMFGGRILMENIRFKVDEMNDIEKTYLKNRLKIYDDEISLSPLFSISLFLTALFFILLAYRQISKDFQRLKVFNKKLLISNGLIAESEAIGKFSTWQWDLDANKIDYSDNQFRLLGHEPGAFVPVKETFLDFVHPDDKETVSNSIEGIINNRQLPFVYYKILLPNHQIRYFKSTGKLLTDQQGSKILLGINFDITDEHLLNIELQERNKELEKSNKELASFNHVASHDLQEPLRKIQTFISRVSDADKAVMSQSARDYISKIEVSAKRMRVLIDDLLLFSRTNTTKKEFIKTNLNELLENAESELTEIIEEKSAVIMATKLPKLSVIPYQIEQLFINLIGNSLKYSKPNTIPAISIDSVKVNAEDYPEILDQNIKKFHKITFTDNGMGFDPQFKETIFILFQRLHSKTDYPGTGIGLAICKKIVDNHKGYIMADSEPEKGSVFTIFLPD
- a CDS encoding CsbD family protein, whose amino-acid sequence is MNTTEIKGNWNELKGKLKQKYAELTDDDLMFAEGKEDEMYGRLQQKLGKTKEEFHQILSDL
- a CDS encoding Dps family protein is translated as MTPNIGISPANLKKSSAILATILSNEMTLYVKTRKFHWNISGNSFMELHKLFEDQYRILEANIDEVAERISQLGEKTIGTMKEFIENSTLKESPKEYASQKHMLEELLKNHEQLVTEFRDYIPVFENETNDAGSADFVTGLLQEHEKMAWVLRRYQV
- a CDS encoding response regulator, yielding MQKNALNILLADDDEDDRLFFKDAFEEIKIQTNVEFVHDGMQLMDHLMNSDNKLPDILFLDLNMPKKTGKECLIEIKKTEHLKNIIIAIYSTSSSEEDIEDTFIQGANIYIKKPSDFNTLKKIINEVVTVNWHYHTSGLNRDNFLLRLK
- a CDS encoding helix-turn-helix domain-containing protein, with translation MKLFIKFDINTICSLYLKQNLEQNNINFTSLGFGEIEIDDNIDAEALETLKNNLSPCGFEIVENQKSVLVQKIKDAIIELVFMEDSNNYKSSVFLAEKLNHSYGYLSNVFSEVTYSSIENFIILQKIERAKQLIIINEMSLTEIAFLLNYSSVAHLSTQFKNTTGITPSAFQRIIKKRRENLK